The proteins below are encoded in one region of Syngnathus acus chromosome 2, fSynAcu1.2, whole genome shotgun sequence:
- the bgnb gene encoding biglycan b encodes MQSSCSFLLLLCVAQLLCPSVALPFEQKGFWDFALDSLDIDLKAMMKDEEEGSAIEELPPPDMPTCPFGCQCRLKVVQCSDLGLSEVPSNIPPDTRFLDLQNNHISELRENDFKGLTNLYGLSLRNNYISKVHPRAFIPLQSMQKLYFSKNLLTSIPKNLPASLVEIRIHENQIRKVQSGAFSGLGSMNCIEMGGNPIQNSGFEPGAFKGLTLNFLRISDSRLTGIPKDLPDSLHELHLDHNQIQAVELEDMKRYKNLFRLGLSFNHIRNIEAGSLAFIPRLRELHLDNNQLSTVPKGFPDMKYLQVVYLHNNNIAKVDLNAFCPKGAGTKRAFYHGISLFSNPVNYWEVQPATFRCVGDRMAVQFGNYKK; translated from the exons ATGCAGTCCTCTTGCTCCTTCCTGCTCTTACTATGCGTGGCCCAGCTGCTCTGCCCGTCTGTTGCCCTGCCGTTCGAGCAGAAAGGCTTCTGGGATTTTGCCCTGGACAGTCTGGACATTGACTTGAAGGCCATGATGAAGGATGAGGAAGAAGGATCAGCCATTGAAGAGTTGCCCCCTCCCGACATGCCCACGTGCCCCTTCGGCTGCCAGTGTCGACTCAAAGTGGTCCAGTGCTCTGACCTCG GTCTGAGTGAGGTGCCAAGTAATATCCCTCCTGACACCAGGTTCCTGGATCTTCAGAACAATCATATCAGCGAGCTGAGAGAGAATGACTTCAAGGGCCTCACCAATTTATAT GGATTATCTCTGAGGAACAACTACATCTCCAAGGTCCACCCCAGGGCATTTATCCCTCTCCAGAGCATGCAGAAGCTCTACTTCTCCAAGAATCTGCTCACCAGCATCCCCAAGAACTTGCCTGCCTCCTTGGTGGAGATTAGGATCCACGAAAATCAGATCAGGAAGGTGCAATCTGGTGCTTTCTCAGGACTGGGCAGCATGAACTGCATAG AGATGGGAGGAAACCCTATCCAGAACAGTGGTTTTGAACCTGGTGCCTTCAAGGGCCTGACACTGAACTTTTTGCGCATATCAGACAGCAGACTGACTGGCATACCCAAAG ATCTCCCAGACAGTCTCCATGAGCTTCATCTTGACCACAATCAGATCCAGGCTGTGGAACTGGAGGACATGAAACGCTACAAGAACCTGTTCAG gttGGGCCTAAGTTTCAATCACATCCGCAACATTGAGGCTGGAAGTCTTGCTTTCATACCGAGGCTCAGAGAGCTGCACCTTGACAACAATCAACTCTCCACTGTTCCCAAAGGCTTCCCGGATATGAAATACTTGCAG GTGGTGTACCTCCATAACAACAACATTGCCAAGGTGGATTTGAATGCCTTCTGTCCTAAAGGAGCAGGAACTAAGAGAGCTTTCTACCACGGCATCAGTCTCTTCTCCAACCCTGTCAATTACTGGGAGGTGCAGCCCGCAACATTCCGCTGCGTCGGTGACCGAATGGCTGTCCAGTTCGGAAACTACAAAAAGTAG